One Engraulis encrasicolus isolate BLACKSEA-1 chromosome 5, IST_EnEncr_1.0, whole genome shotgun sequence DNA segment encodes these proteins:
- the LOC134449851 gene encoding C-C chemokine receptor type 5-like translates to MSESQQDAQEWIGKIRTLKEHACHDSSTGATTEPCKTGGWESFGQVFLPTLYSLVFVTGLLGNGLVVCVLLWFCRRCNLTDVCLLNLALSDLLFVLSLPLWATYAAKGSWPWNIAMCRLMTLLYTTGFYGSIGFMVAMTLDRYLLIVHPTLAVTWRTFKMSMLVIGAVWALSFMASLPSLMLVEVNTTANTCGLKDSWWRSFDFVEMNILGLVLPLSVMVFCYARIIPTLIRMRTHKKHKAIRLIVTVVATFFLFWTPYHIALFLHMLKEQGFLQDMDCHQMDQLDLAMKVTETVSFTHCCLNPIIYAFAGEKFCRLVVKMLGKQLPLCSMSRQYSTEHRSSVFSRSSEMTSSRLK, encoded by the coding sequence catgccacgaCTCCAGTACGGGAGCTACAACTGAACCGTGCAAGACTGGAGGCTGGGAGTCCTTCGGTCAGGTGTTCCTGCCCACCCTCTACAGCCTTGTGTTTGTGACCGGGTTGCTGGGCAACGGCCTGGTGGTCTGTGTCCTGCTGTGGTTCTGTCGCAGGTGCAACCTGACAGACGTGTGTCTGTTGAACCTGGCTCTGTCTGACCTGCTGTTCgtgctgtctctgcctctctgggcCACGTACGCCGCCAAGGGCTCCTGGCCCTGGAACATCGCCATGTGCCGCCTCATGACCTTACTCTACACCACCGGTTTCTATGGCAGCATTGGCTTCATGGTCGCCATGACGCTGGACCGCTACCTGCTCATCGTCCACCCCACCTTGGCTGTCACGTGGCGCACATTTAAAATGAGCATGCTTGTGattggagcagtgtgggctttGAGTTTCATGGCTTCACTGCCAAGTCTCATGTTGGTAGAAGTGAACACCACCGCTAACACATGTGGCCTGAAGGACTCCTGGTGGCGATCCTTTGATTTTGTGGAGATGAACATCCTGGGACTGGTCCTTCCCTTGTCCGTCATGGTGTTCTGCTATGCACGGATCATACCCACGCTCATCAGGATGAGGACCCACAAGAAGCACAAAGCCATCAGGCTCATTGTCACCGTCGTTGCCACCTTCTTCCTCTTCTGGACGCCCTATCACATTGCCCTCTTCCTTCACATGCTCAAGGAGCAGGGCTTCTTGCAGGACATGGATTGCCACCAGATGGACCAGCTGGATCTGGCCATGAAGGTGACAGAGACCGTGTCCTTCACCCACTGCTGTCTCAACCCCATAATCTACGCCTTCGCTGGGGAGAAGTTCTGCAGGCTGGTGGTGAAGATGCTAGGGAAGCAGCTGCCACTGTGCTCCATGTCCAGGCAatacagcacagagcacagaAGCTCTGTGTTTTCACGATCGTCAGAGATGACCTCCAGCAGACttaaataa